ttgacttttattttatctattttatctatacacgttttcatttattgattttatcttttattttatcgtatttttaagttttatgagggtggaccaggggggtaggacggggggaggggtccgacacgagccggaattcgcctctgtcccctccttgtcgcgggcggaaagaaatacaatgcagcgtgtacgagtatttgcacatgtataaaaatcggatggcgcggtaacaaaaattttaaattatacagcacaagttgcagcaatgcatacgcataagttaaattacctgcataccgccgtttcctcaaactgtgtgttcataactggcactgggaggatcgcagtgccaccactgcgaggaggcccaggactctgcgcggcatacgctggaagaatgtccagcgtggtcggcaccgcgcagagacctaaggggcgttatcgggatggacctttcgttgccggtcgtggtcgaccacatgatcggtagcgagaggtcaagagcagcgtttgcctccttctgcgagattgtgataacgcagaaggaggcagcggagaggcagagggaagcggaccccctctccgccaggagtctagcatcggcggggcaaccccgacgaggccgacggccccctgtaaggggccgcagacgtaatgacggcggtgggactacttagtacttccaccgccgccaaggggggctggccgttaaggcgcccccggggtgggcaggtcgccgggggcgaggtggagcaataatccccactcCGCCTCTAcacagatgcgacctgccggtcgacccccctccttttactttataatatttcattttattctatatatattttatattcattattataaattttatctttatcttttattcccctttattttgccaccccttcttatgtttgttgtgttttgtccattgtatttatttacttattattatttatttatttattgacttttattttatctattttatctatacacgttttcatttattgattttatcttttattttatggtatttttaagttttatgcgggtcgaccaggggggtggaacggggggaggggatagacgcgagccggaactcgcctctgtcccctccttgtcgcgtgcggaaaaaaatacaatgcagcgtgtacgagtatttgcacatataaaaaaatcggatggcgcggtaacaaaaattctaaattatacagcacaagttgcagcaatgcatgcgcataagttaaattacctgcataccgccgtttcctcaaactgtgtgttcataactggcactgggaggatcgcagtgccaccactgcgaggaggcccaggactttgAGCGGCATaccctggaagaatgtccagcgtggtcggcacggcgcagagaactaaggggcgttattgggatggacctctcgttgccggtacgtggtcgaccacatgatcggcagcgagaggtcaagagcagcgtttgcctccttctgcgagattgtgataacgcagaaggaggcagcggagagggagagggaagccgaccccctctccgccaggaggctaacatcggcggggcaaccccgacgaggccaacggccccctgtaaggggccgcagacgtaatggcggcggtgggactacttagtacttccaccgccgccaaggagggctggccgttaaggcgcccccggggtgggcaggtcgcggggggcgaggtggagcaataatcccctctccgcctctacaaagatgcgacctgccggtcgacccccctccttttattttataatatttcattttattctatatatattttatattctatattggAGGACTTCCGTTTCCGGTCGTATGAGAGGTTGATGAGCATAATTGATTGAGCGAGATTTCCGTGTGTAAGAGTGGAGTGAAAAGAGTGTGAGTGGAGAAAAGTGTGGGGAGGGGTGAGTAGGGTGTAGGGATAGGTGGGAGAGAAAGGGCCAAGGGTGAGGGAGTCGGAGAAAGAGTAGTAGGGAAGGGAAAAGTGAGTGGGGGTAAGAGGTTAGGTTCGCGTGGCAGTTGACAGGTGGGCGCGGGAAAAGAGAACAGGAGTGAAGGTGGCGCTACCTAGAGGGAGGTAGAGATACTAGGGGACAGATAGAATAGGAAGCGGGAAGTTTGAAAAGGTATaggaggagaaaaagaaagaaccaTAGAAGAAAATGAATGAGAGAAGAGGGGAAGACAAGGGGGAGGTGAGGGAGGTAGATAAAGAAGAGAAAGGTAGAATAGGGAAGATTAGGAAGGAAGTTAACATAGAGCGGTGGTTTAGCAGTGAAAGTATAGACAGCGTGGGGAGGAAAAGGGGGATAGGGGAAGTAGAAGGTAAGGGGGAGGATGAGAAAGCGGTTTTCAAAAGGAGTGATACGACAAAAAGGTCACCACAAGAAGACAAAAGGGAAGAGGAAGGGGCATTTAAGGGAATAGAGGAAATGTTAAGAGGGTTAATGGGGGAGGTGAGGAGATTGAGGGAAGAGGtgaagggggagagagaggaagggaaaAGGTTGATAGAGGAATGGAGAAGGGAAAGGGAGAAGTGGAGGGAGGAGAGAAGGGAGGAAGAGGCAAATAGGGAAAAGATAAAGGAATGGATAGGAAGCATAGAGGGAAGGGTAGAAAAAGTAGAGGGGAGAATAGAAGAAATGACGAGGGGGAAAAAAGAAGTGGGAAATAAAGATAGCGAAAGAGGGATAGGAGGAGGATTAGGAGAAGACGATAGGAGGAGAATTAGGAGAATAGAAATCATACAAgataggagagaaagagaggagaagaggaataatataataattagaagGATACAGATAGAAGGAAAAGATTTGAAAGAAGAAGTAAAAAAGGTATGGGAATCAATGGGAGTCAAAGATGAGGGAATAAAAGAGATAGGGAAGTTAGGGAAGGTAGGCAAGGATGGGAGTGGGATGGTAAGGGTCAAAATGGTAGATATGGAACAAAAAAGGAAAGTAATGCAAAGAAAGGGAAATTTGAAAGGTAGGAAAGAATGGTTAGATGACGACCTAACGGAGGAAGAAAGGAGGGCCAGGTGGAATATAGAAAGGGAAGCGCAGAATGAGAGAGTGAAAGGAAAGAACGTACAGGTgggatacatgaaaatgtgggtgAATGGAAGGATCAAGAGATGGAATGAAATAGAGGAAGATTGGTTTGAAGAGCAGGGTAACGGGGAAGGGGGGAGGGGAAAtgggagggagagaggggaGGGGGAAAGAGGAAAAGCACAGGGTACAAGTTAGTGTTTTGGAATGTGGCAGGGATGGGGAATAAGGATGCAGAATTCTGGAAAGATTTGGAGGAATGGGATGTAATGGTATTAATGGAAACATGGGTAGAAGAAAAGGGGTGGAAACAGATAAAGAATAGGTTGCCAAGAGGATATATATGGGAAACACAATGGGCGAAGAGAGTAGAAAAAAGGGGGAGGGCAAAAGGGGGTATGTTAATGGGAGtgagaaaagagatagaaataGAAAGAGAAGAAGGGGGAATAAGAGAGGGGTTGATGACAGTTAAGGTGAAGTTAGAAGAAGAATGGTGGGAGGTGATAGGAGTTTATGTAAATGGAGACTTGGAaaagaagctagagcaattaagtGATTGGATGGAGGGGAGGAAAACAGGCGAAAAGGTGATTATAGGGGGGGATTTTAATGCGAGGACGGGAAGGGAAGGGGGGGAAGTaggagaggaggaagaggagaaagagGGGAGGGGGAGTAGGAAGTCTAAAGATGAGAAGGTAAACGGGGAAGGAAAGAATCTATGCAGGTATATAGGAGAGAGAGGATGGGGGATTTTGAATGGGAATGTGAAAGGGGATGAAGAGGGGGAATGGACTTATGTAGGGGCGAGAGGGAATTCAGTAATAGATTATGTGTTAGGGAATGAGGGAACAAGAGAAGGGGTAGAAAGGTTGGAGATAGGGGAAAGGGTGGACTCAGATCATCTACCACTGATAGTGTGGATGAAAGGGAAAAGAGGGGGGAAGAAGAGGAAAGATTGGGGAGGGAGTGGGAAAATAAGGGGGTACTGGACAGAAGAAGAGGGGAAAGAATTCAGAGAAAGATTTGGGGAGAGAGGGCAGGGGGAGGGGGGAGTAGAAGAAGAATGGAAAGGACtaagggaaaaaataaaagagacAGTGGGGGCTAtggggaaaaaagaaaaaggtagGAGAAGAGGTTGGTGGGATGAGGAATGCATAGAAGAAAAAAGGAAGGTGAGGGAGGAATTGAGGGAATGGAAAAAGAAGGGGGGGAGGGTAAGAAATATAAAGAAAGGAAGAGGGCATATAGAATGTTGTGCGAGGAGAAGAAGAGAATAGAGAGGGAAAAATGGGAGAGAGAGGTAGAGAATATAAGAACAGAGAGACAGGTATGGAAAGTAGTGAATAGGGAAAGGAGAAGGGAAAAGAGAATAGAGGAAGGAATAAAGATGGACGAATGGGACAATCACTTTAAAAATGTATTAGGAGGAGTATCATGGCGGGTGAGAATAGGGGGAGTCGATAGAAGAGGGAAGGATGAAGAGGAGGAAATTAAAAAGTGGGAGGTAGCCAGGGTAATAAAGGGATTAAAGGAAGGGAAAGCAGCCGGGGGGACGGGATTCCAAATGAAGTGTGGAGGCATGGAAGGAAAGAGTTAGAGGAGGGGATATGGAATATATGTAATAAGGTTTGGAAGGGGGAGGGATGGCCGGAGGACTGGACAGAGGGTATTGTAGTACCAATAGCCAAGAAGGGAGACAGTAGGGAAGTAAAGAATTATAGAGGAGTGACTCTCACGCAAACGGCATACAAGATTTATGCAGCGGTACTAGCAGAAAGATTGAGGGAAGAGGTTGAGGAAAAAGAGATGCTGCCTGCAAGTCAGACAGGTTTCAGGAAGGGGTTAGGTTGTATAGACAACACTTATGTTTTAAATTATCTGATAAACAGGCAGGTGAAGCGGAAAAAAGGGAGgctagcaatattatttatagatctGAAAGCGGCGTTTGACTCCGTGGATAGGGAGACCTTAGTAAGGGCGATGAGAAAAAGGGGGGTGAGAGAAGGGCTGGTGGGGAGATGCCAGGAAATGTTAAGAGAAACGAAAAATAAAGTGAGACTGGGGGAGGAGGTAGGGGAAAGTTTTTGGACGGAAAGGGGGGTCAGACAAGGGTGTCCGCTGAGCCCACTGTTGTTTACCTTATTGATAGCAGACATAGATGAGGAACTAGAAAAGGGAAGATGGGGGGAGTAAGGTTAGGGGATAGAAAGGTATACACGTTGGCATACGCAGATGATATAGCCATGTTGGCAGAGGATGAGGAAGGGATGAGGGGGATGATAAGAACACTAGAAAGATATTTAGAGGGGAAAAAGTTGCAACTGAATGCGGAGAAATCGAAGGTGATGAGATGTAGAAAGGGTGGGGGGAGATGGAAAAAAGTGACATGGAGGTGGAAGGGCAAAGCGGTTGAGGAGGTAGGGGAATATAGGTACCTAGGGTACACATTATCTAGGGATGGGGGGCAAAAGGCACATGTGGAGGACAGGATAAGGAAAGGGGCAGCGATAATGGGACAAGTATGGGGAATAGGAAAAAGAAGATTTGGAAAGGACTGGGGTAGGAGAATTTGGCTATTTGATAAATTAGTATGGGCGGTAATTAATTACGGGGTAGAAATATGGGGGTGGAAAGAGAGGGAAGGCATAGAAAAGTTACAGGAGAGGTACCTAAAATGGGTATTAGGAGTGGGGAGGACAACACCGGGATACATGGTAAGGGAGGAGCTGCAAAGGGAACTGTTAAGAGGAAGGGCGGGATTGGGGGCGTGGGGTTACGAGAAAAAGCTAGCGGAAGGAAAAGGGGGGAATTGGCAAGGATATGTTGGGGACAGATTAGGAGAAGAGACAGAAAGGGAGGGATAAGGGATGGATGGGAAAAGGAGCGAGGGGATTTCTTTGAAGAAAAGGGGTGGGATACGGAGGAGATGAACAAGTGGTTagaggagagaaaagaaaagataagcgaggaaattataaaaagggaaaagaaaaggcAAAAAGAGGAAAGATGGGAAAGAATAGCAAACTCAAGATCTAATAAATGGTATGGGATGGTAAAGGGAGAGGGGTTACCGGGTTATTTGAAAAAGGGATGGGGGGAGAGCAGATGGCAAAGGGTGGCAAAATTCAGATTAGGAAATGAAATGAGGGGGGATAGATACTGGTTGGAGGATGAGCTGAGAGTGTGTAGAGTGTGTGGATGGGAAAAAGAGACGTGGGACCATGTGTGGGAAGTGTGCATGAGAGTGGACGAGGAGAATGGATGGCAGGAGAGAATGTGTGAGGTGTTGGATGACGAGGGAAATGGGGAAGAGTGGATGAGGAAGGTGGAAGATTGGAGAGAGAATGTGAATGAAAGGAGGGGAATGGGAGAGGTACGGACGGAAAAGGAAGGCCGAAAAcaagaatgaataaaatattatacattataggTTTTATATGTGCATATTATATCATATTAGAAAGAATGTGTagtacacatatatatgtatgtatatgcatgtaaatatatatatgtgtgtgtatatatatatgtatatgtgtatatgtatgcgGAATATATTGTGACTcttgctctccctctctctatagCGATAGCGTATAGGTTAAGATAGATATAAGTTAGTTGATAAGTTAGaagaataagaaaaaatttgtaagaaagaaagaatgagtGATTGAGATAGAGGAATGATAGAAGAATTGTAACCTTAAGGGGAAACAAtaaagatatacatacatattctatattataaattttatctttatcttttattcccctttattttgccaccccttcttatgtttgttgtgttttgtccattgtatttatttacttattattatttatttatttattgacttttattttatctattttatctatacacgttttcatttattgattttatcttttattttatcgtatttttaagttttacgcgggtcgaccaggggggtgggacggggggaggggacagacaccagccggaactcgcctctgtcccctccttgtcgcatgcggagaaaaatacaatgcagcgtgtacgagtatttgcacatgtataaaaatcggatggcgcggtaaccaaaattctaaatcatacagcacaagttgcagcaatgcatgcgcataagttaaattacctgcataccgccgtttcctcaaactgtgtgttcataactggcactgggaggatcgcagtgccaccactgcgaggaggcccaggactctgcgcggcatacgctggaagaatgtccagcgtggtcggcaccgcgcagagacctaaggggcgttatcgggatggacctttcgttgccagTCGTGGTCGAccgcatgatcggcagcgagaggtcaagagcagcttttgcctccttctgcgagattgtgataacgcagaaggaggcagcggagagggagagggaagccgaccccctctccgccaggagtctagcatcggcggggcaacccagacgaggccgacggccctcagtaaggggccgcagacgtaatggcggcggtgggactacttagtacttccaacgccgccaaggggggctggccgttaaggcgcccccggggtgggcaggtcgctgggggcgaggtggagcaataatcccctctccgcctctacaaagatgcgacctgccggtcgacccccctccttttattttataatatttcattttattctatatatattttatattctatattataaattttatctttatcttttattcccctttattttgccaccccttcttatgtttgttgtgttttgtccattgtatttatttacttattattatttatttattgacttttattttatctattttatctatacacgtttccattcattgattttatcttttattttatcgtatttttaagtattatgcgggtcgaccaggggggtgggacggggggggggacagacgcgagccggaactcgcctctgtcccctccttgtcgcgtgcggaaaaaaatacaatgcagcgtgtacgagtatttgcacatgtataaaaatcggatggcgcggtaacaaaaattctaaattatacagcacaagttgcagcaatgcatgcgcataagttaaattacctgcataccgccgtttcctcaaactgtgtgttcataactggcactgggaggatcgcagtgccaccattgcgaggaggcccaggactctgcgcggcatacgctagaagaatgtccagcgtggtcggcactgcgcagagacttaaggggcgttatcgggatggacctttcgttgccggtcgtggtcgaccacatgatcggcagcgggaggtcaagagcagcgtttgcctccttctgcgagattgtaataacgcagaaggaggcagcggaaagggagagggaagccgaccccctctccgccaggaggttagcatcggcg
The sequence above is a segment of the Lasioglossum baleicum unplaced genomic scaffold, iyLasBale1 scaffold0039, whole genome shotgun sequence genome. Coding sequences within it:
- the LOC143219528 gene encoding uncharacterized protein LOC143219528: MGGVRLGDRKVYTLAYADDIAMLAEDEEGMRGMIRTLERYLEGKKLQLNAEKSKVMRCRKGGGRWKKVTWRWKGKAVEEVGEYRYLGYTLSRDGGQKAHVEDRIRKGAAIMGQVWGIGKRRFGKDWGRRIWLFDKLVWAVINYGVEIWGWKEREGIEKLQERYLKWVLGVGRTTPGYMVREELQRELLRGRAGLGAWGYEKKLAEGKGGNWQGYVGDRLGEETEREG